In one window of Nicotiana tabacum cultivar K326 chromosome 12, ASM71507v2, whole genome shotgun sequence DNA:
- the LOC142167331 gene encoding uncharacterized protein LOC142167331 — protein sequence MNAMVVPWRKGSHVWRKMLECRDHIEHQIGCHVRMGSSLFWFENWTGLGALYFITPLDFYCDESIQNIVDVVQAEGWDEVKLREILLNDLATHIMDNIKPPRVHNELDKPYWMLETNGMFSVKSVWDYLRKNEPYNAYQKIWIKGLPFKFLFFMWKV from the coding sequence ATGAATGCTATGGTGGTACCTTGGAGAAAGGGTTCACATGTGTGGAGAAAGATGCTTGAATGTAGGGATCACATTGAGCATCAAATTGGATGTCATGTAAGAATGGGTTCTTCATTGTTTTGGTTTGAAAATTGGACAGGTTTGGGTGCTTTATATTTTATTACACCTCTAGATTTTTATTGTGATGAATCAATTCAAAATATAGTGGATGTGGTGCAAGCTGAGGGCTGGGATGAAGTTAAACTAAGAGAAATTCTACTGAATGACTTGGCTACTCATATTATGGATAACATTAAGCCTCCAAGGGTACATAATGAACTGGATAAACCTTACTGGATGTTGGAAACTAATGGGATGTTTAGTGTGAAGTCTGTTTGGGATTATTTGAGGAAGAATGAACCTTACAATGCATACCAGAAGATATGGATAAAGGGCTTacctttcaaatttttatttttcatgtgGAAAGTTTAG